The Hordeum vulgare subsp. vulgare chromosome 7H, MorexV3_pseudomolecules_assembly, whole genome shotgun sequence DNA window CTCTGTCCCCGAGGGGAGTCTGCCACGCGCCCATTGTCAAAAAAAATATGGATCTTCATTGGCACCTTAATCTCCCAAAGGAGGTTCAGCTCCCGCGGCCTAGGGGTGGTAAGCAAGGCCTAATAGAGAGACTTGGTGGAGAATGAGCCACTAGACTCAAGATGCCAATATGGCAGTATTAGCATCCCGAATTCACTCGTTAATTTAATTGGTGTAGTGTGCCCAATTCCAGTGTGATGCGATAATAAACATATGAGTTGCTAATCAGGTGAGGCTTTTCATATGAAAGTGATGCCAATTACTGTATATTTGTTTTCATTGCATTGAATGGAAGAAATTTCTGATTGCGGGAACATAATTAACTTAAAATGAAAGCTATCAATACATACCAAACAGGCCTAGAAACAATCACCGTAAACAGTACTGGTAAGCAGTACTGGAACAGAATGAATAATGTGTAGTTGTAATAGTGTTGAAATTAGAGCTACTCTTGTGGGGAGGGGGGGCACTTGACATCCCGAATTGCAACGAGGGCCAAATTTGGTTTTCATGAACCAAACATGGCTATGGATGCTAATGTATTAACAAGAAGATACAGACCAAGTTTCCATTAGGATTTTTACCAAAATTTCGCTAGGAACCTTCACCCACCCGTCCCCTGAACAACTCTCGGATCAGCATTGTATTTCCATTATTCATTTGACAGAAAGGGGTTAAGCCCGGTTCAAAACTTTTTACTGTTGGCCAAAGAGAAATTATAAAATTTTGCGACAATTTGGCAAGGAAAACATGGACAACAATTGGAATCAATCTAAGCTGGTCCAGGGCATTTTGTTTTCTCAAGCTACATGAACCCCAATAGGTCCATCACCATGATCAAGTTTAGAACCAAATGGTATCACAAATCAACCATGTGTTTTCCCTTTAGCTATATCTATCCGCAAATTTATCACTACACACCACAATGGTCCACTCTGAACAAGCTGTATGTATAAACGTTGGCTTAGCTAATACAACAAAGGCAGCAGCACTGTACAATTAGCAACAGCAAAACTATGCGCTCTCCTGTCTCTGGCCGGCGGCAGGATGTTGCTGCCAGTCTTGTTCGACGAGGCGGGAGGAGCTGAGCTCGGTGGTGCTGTAGAAGGACTCTTCCGGGCAGAAGCCCCcgtactccttctcgtcctcccacCGGAGCACCTCCCGGATGTACCGGAAGGCCTCGTCGATGGTGGGGCCGTCGCGGGCACGCGCCTGCCACACAAAGAGCTTCCGGTCGCCCGTGTGAGCCGCATACAGGTTCTTGAACTTCATCGCCACGTAGAAGAATGCCTGCTGCGCCATCGACTGGTTGTTGTGGGTGCGGAGCGGGTCAAAATCGCTGAACCACTCGCAGGCGGTGAGCGGGGCGCGCCCGATCTTCTCCTCGAAGAGGTCGAACTTGTTGAGCACCAGGACGAATGGCGTGTCACGGAAAGACGGGTGCCTGGCCAAAGTATGTATAGATTGAGTAAGTTCTGATCTAGGAATTCAGCTTAGCTAACTCTAGGCAAGCTGTAAATATGTTCTCACTCTCTATATCATGAAAGACGAATAGGTAATGTGCAGTTTACCAGATTGTTAGCCCCTGCAGGACCATTTAGCAAATGCAACTGACAAGACTACTTTACCTGATTGTGGCCTCAAACAAGTCCCTGCTCTGAATCATCTTATTCTCGAGGCGTCTGCTGCTGCCACTAGCAGGGGCTCCCAGCTGGTCATAATCGCTGAGTGCTACGGAGAATATCACCGCGCGGACATCCTCAAACATTTCCACCCATTTGCAGCCCTCATTCAAGCCCTTGGCGTTTACTCTGATCAGCTGATATCTGAGAAGGGATAAAAGTAGATGAGAAAAATTAAGTTTTTTTCGCAATTTGTTTCTCATGAGGAAAGTGTCATCAACCCATGCAAATGCAAAAATCAGGAAATCTACATACTGCACTACTGATgaggtagggaaatttacagtggCTATGCGTTTTCACCACAATCAATAGATACATTCCACAATAACAACATCGATGTTAAAAAAAATGCAAGACGTTTTTGGGTATACGGCAAATAGAACGATTTAGATGCAGTTTAGAGTAGACACAAGCCAGCAAGAGATTTACTTGTTTTGTGCCTGAGAGCTTGGGTCATGACTGTCACCATAAAGTTCTGACATAGGGCTCCGTTCGTCCAGAGTGAAGTCAATAAAGGCCAATCCATtcccttgtgatactccttcagcaTATATTACATCTTTCTCTGAAGGTTCATACTCATTGCTTGATACTTCAATGGCCTGCAAAAACGGCATAAAAGAGAGAAATCAGTTTAGGTACTCAAATAACAATTACTGTGTACACACACAAAAGTAAGGAATAGCGCACTGTGCTATGCTGGACCATTCTATATGTTCAGAAAAAAAATGCTGGACCATTCTAGACAAAAGGACAGTTGGGTTAAGTCCAGGGATAGAAAAGGCCATTATGAGATTAAGTGGTCCATTTCCGGAAGATTAAACTGGGCATGTATTGCTTAGTTGCCATAATATGAAGTGCTGGTGCGGCATAATCTATGAAATACAAGCTGTAAACAGGTTGAAGTAAGGGGCTATTTCACACTGAATCACATATAAAAGGTTTGATGTGTATACCCTGCTTAAGAAATATTCAGCAACATCAGGGAGAAAATACAATTCGTCCTTTCTTTTATATGTTGCTTGTATGGCAGGATGCTTCCACAACTCATCAACAACTGGAGCATATTCACGTGTAGCTGCAGGGAAGAATGCATCTAGGTCTCCCATTGCAATGATGTCCAAAAGCCAATCTGAGAACTTCTTCAGCTTTGCATTTATTGAGTATATGCAGGAATTTAAACCACTCGATTCGTTTTCATCTGCATAATAAAACCAACTTCAGCATGCTGCATATGATCTTCAAAAAGATTAGTGGACGAAATATTAGtttccttgctaccttgttggGTATCCTCATCCTCTGAGTTTGGGTTATTTGATACAGCCAAAGCCTCTTCCTCGAAACGCTCACGGCCCTCTAGAAGAATCCCAAGGTACTTGAACATGTTGCTTTGGATCATTAGTTTGATATTGTCAAGTTCTTCTGGGGTAAATCTAGTTCCATACAGTAACTTAGCCTGTGTTGTAAAACCAAACACCATGAAAATACATACAAGATAAATAGAAAGTCAAAAGTAAACGAATTGGACTGTCAGGATTCAGCTGGAGATTGCATGATAAACTGGTGATGAACAACTTGTATGATATTCCATAGACTTTGAGACATTTGTTTGCAGCAAAGATACCTATGAGGTTACGGCAACTAGACTAATGTATAAATACCCCCTAACTTGCAGAAGAATGTACCATGGCACGCATACATGTGTCATCTAAAACATCTACAAATATAGAAAACTAGTCAAACTCCAGAAGAGTAAAAAAATGTTTATACACCAAAAAGCCATACTACATGTAGAGAAAAACTTTAGCAATCAACTTCCAGCCATAGTTTGCTGCAAGCATATAGGTAAGTTGAAGTCCAAACCAAATATGGTGCTTGTTCCAGCTCCATATTACATGTAGAGAAAAGAACACAGTCTGACCTGCTTAAATATGGTGCTTGTTCCAGCTCCAGGTGATCCAAGAATAAGAAGTTTCTGTATTCTTTTCTGGTCTAAGTAATCAGGCACTGTTCTTGCTGAGTAAGGAGCATCATCTCTGGGCTCAACAGAGTTTGCAGGAGGCACCGGTAGTGAAACCAAGGTGCACACAAAACGTGTCAAAGGCTGCATAACAGGGGATACAGAAAATCTTGttaaaacaagcaaaaaaaggAGAAATGCATTAAtttaaggaaggaagaagaaagaattgAAACTGTGTTGAACAAGATACGTACCGACTCCCATATCTTCCCTTTGATGTTATTTTGGCCTTCTTCCTCATACCCACCatcatgatagacccaaaagtgaGTATCACGGGGACACTGAACTTGCGCAAACTGTAAGAATAATAATGCAGATATTGTGAAAAGCCAAATCAAAATACACGCACTCCATAATCATGATATACACAAAATGATAAGGATTCTCAATCTGTGTAGCTTAGAATGTGTATCGATACCTTCAGAATTTTCCGTTCTATGCTGGTAATTTCCCTTCCATTCATATAAACCTGAGTGTTGCCATTACTAGCATTGGGCTGAATCTTTCCATTGAAGTTCAGGTTAGTGCTGACAACCCGGTTTGGCTTTTCCCCTTCCTGGCAACGTAAACAGAAGGCTATTACTCCAAATACAGGTTTCAGATTTCACATTGGAGTACTTATTAGCAGCAAATACAGGTTTTGAATAAAGCTATGTTTCCTCTACTACCAAGAGGCTTACCTTTCCCCATAAGCCAGACTCCTTGTCATACCAATATCTTCCAGGCTTCAGATTTTGAGGAGGCCGTGGGCAGCTAAGCAAGTCTGACAtctcttcttgacaaagagggaAGCCATTGACGATGAGCTGCTCGGGCCGGAGCTGGTTCGCCTGGCACTCCTTCTCGGCCTTCAAGATTTGCCTTACCTCCAGCGAGCTGAGTAACCGTGACAGTATCCTGGAACTCTTCCCTAGCTTCGACCGCTTTCCCTCATATATCGGCCAGCCAATGCAAGTGATACACTTGCGGCCTTCCGGCATCGACCCCATGGCTCTGAGCAGGCAGTAGCCGCAGTACCTCTTGTCGCAGACGATGCACGACTCCTTGCTCTCCCACTTCCTCTTGCCGCAGCGGTCGCAGGTCCTTCCCCTCTTCTCCGTCCTGGTCACCGCCACGAACTGCTCCGACCTGGTGTCATCGAGCTCGCTGCTCTGCTCATACTTGCTGTCATCGGCCAGCCCGAAGGTCACCACGTGAGACCTCCTCCCCTCCGGCGCAGCCATGGCATGCCTGCCGCCATCGCTCTGGCCCCGGTAGCTCGGCGCAGACTCACGCGACACAGAGCGCCGGGAGTCGTCGTCGGAGTCAGAGTACCCCTCATTCTGTGGACCTGAATGGGGCAACTCCGAGCCTCTCTGAACCTGCACAGATGGCGGCTCAGCGCGCGCCCCGGACACCGGCCTGGAGGCCTCGTCACGCGGCGCGGAGTCGGCCGGCCCTGGGCCGCCTCCCCTGGCCCGCgcagacggcggcggcggcggctcggcgcgTGCCCGGTTGGCCGGCGGCCTGAAGACGGGCGCGACGGGCACGCCGGTCCCGGGGAGGCCGTAGGAAGCGGAGACGGGCTCGGCCGTGGGCACGTCGGCCATGTCGACGGGGGCGATCCTGGGGACCTCGTAGGCGACGGGGGGGCCGtcgtactcgagcgcgatggagtAGTCGAGGTTCCCCGCCGCGCCCTCCGGGATGGTGGCCCCGGGCGGCAGCATCCGCCGCAGCATCTCCTCCCAGGTCGCCGTCTCCGCCTTGCCGGCCATCTCCCTTCCCCCTTCCTCCGGCGCAAAGGCGCAATCCGCCGAACACCCGCCGGGCAAGGGCGCAATCCACCAAGACTCGGAAAAGCTCTAACCTTTGGTGGGGAATTCCTCGGCTTTgcagtcgtggtcgtcgtcgtcgccgccgccgcctatcCGGCCTGGCTTGCACGGATGACGGTCAAGGCCCTGCGCTCCCCGCCCCgccaaccaccaccacacatCGGCAAGCGGGACCCTCGCCGGTCAACCGGAGACgcgggggagggaggggaggaaagAGCGAGAGAAATCCAAATCTTTGGTTGAACGGGTAAAGCCGCCGGGCGGGGAAAGGGACGGCGCGGTTGGACCGACGGACTGGCCGCGCGCTCGAGATTTACCGCCGGgtggagatggtgggaggagcgggTTCAGACTTGGGGGGAGACGACGGCCGTTGGGGATATTTCGCCGCTGGTGGTGAGAGTGGTGTGATGGTGGGAGTGGATTTTTCACCGCGCTTGGTAACAAGTGAATCAACGGCTTTTGACTCAAACTCAAATTCCATACATGCCTTGCAAGCTTTTGGCTCTAAACACAAATTCCATGCACCCCTTGCAAACTTTTGACCCAAACACAAAATCCATAGGCCTTACGAACTTGGGAAAAAGGAGTGTACTTCCTCCGTCCGCTGTCATTATGCCGGGGAGCCAAGGAAGCTCGTCTGTTTTTTACCGAATCGCGTGGACAGAGTGTTCAGTTTCTCCTTTATCGTCCTCCCTTCGCTCTTTCTGTTGAGGGCTAAAATCTCAAATGGTGGATGATTGCGTGCGGGTTTGGTGGAATCGGTTTAGGGTTGAGGATAATGTCGAGCAATTATAGCGTTCTCATAAAACACTGTGTTTGGATGTTTTCATTGGAGGCCTGGAATCTAAATTGGTATTCTTAAATTTTAATTCATATGTTTGGTTGGATATCGAATTGGCAGATTGAAATGAAACGAAAACGCTCGTAGAATTACCTCCCATGCGTAGTGCCCGCCCATAATACGGAGCCCTCCCGCTCTGAATCGTGCTGAAATTAGCCTCCCCGCAAAACATACCGCTTTGTCGGTCTACGGAAGGATATCGGGGGAGAAAATCAGCCTCCCCCTCACGAACAGAAAAGGATATCAGGGAGAAAATGAAGGCGATGACTACAGAGCTGGCGGCCACCACGGAACTGGCAGCGACCAGAAGGCGGCGGCGCAGGCCCGCCCTCCTCTTCCCCGCTCCCCCTCCTCCTAACAggttactcctcctcctcctcttgggtcGCGGCTCACTTCCCCCTTCTCCTCTGGTGGCGCCCCTCTCTTCCCCGTCTGCAGCGTCCCAGCCACCATCCTCTTCCCCTCGTGCTCGTTCGCGTGGacgtgctctgctccggatcctgtGGCCTTCGGAGTTTCCCATACACGAGGAgttgtgggtgcacgagcttgggCCATCACGCTCGGCGGCGTCACTCCATCCTGCTCGTGGATGGTCGGGTGACTATTGGGATGGCTGCGTCATGTGCTCCTCACGGCTGCTCGATCGACACTGTTCATGACGCAGCTCATGCACACCGTCAATTCCATTTTATGGCATCCAAATATAACATTGGTATTGCTAGCTTATCTAATTCCAACCGGCAATATTTTGTACACCCAAACATTTGTAttggtattggagccatcgcaataCAAAGGTTGATTTGCTATTTGATCCAATGCAATACAGAGTCTCTCAATGGAGACATCCAAATGAAGAATAAGTGGTTTCCAAACAAAAAACAAATTGTTGTTTTGTTCTTTGGTCTCGCTAAAACTGTCCCCGGCCTAGCAATTTTTCAAacagaggaagtagtagataaagaATTTCGAATGAACCCAGGACAACAGATGTTGTCTATGGATTCAAAAGAGGCGAATGCTCAAAAATACTTTGCTTCGCAGTATATAAGGCATCTAGATTTGTTTTTAAGTGAAATATATTGAAGTTCATACAAGTTTATAACAAAATGGTACTGCAGTAGCCTTTTAAAAACATAAACTTGACAAAACTTAAAAATCTACAAGCCTTATAAAACTGGAAACCTGATATCCATTTCGGCTTTGGGGCGTATTTGATCCTAAGCGTCTAGCAAAAAAGCCCCTAGCGCAGGCTAGTGTTTCCTATCTTTATGGCGACTCCCCGCCGTAAGTCCACTAGTGTCGGCGCCCCCGGCAAGCTTTTGCTGCATGCTTCACCCCTCCACGCCCTCCACCCTCCTCCTACACCCCTCGCCCTTCCCGCACTTCTCCGGTGACACCAAGCTATCGCGGAAGGAACCCTAGACGCGATAACTATGGCGGCGTTACGTTCTCTTCGTCAACCGGTAAATCCCAGGGCAAGGAGGATGACCTTGGTGACTTCTTCGACAAGTTGGATCTCCATGAGGATGAGTTTGATGATGTTGTGGTGGAGGAGGAAGCCCCTGAACTACTAGAGG harbors:
- the LOC123407298 gene encoding extra-large guanine nucleotide-binding protein 3-like, which translates into the protein MAGKAETATWEEMLRRMLPPGATIPEGAAGNLDYSIALEYDGPPVAYEVPRIAPVDMADVPTAEPVSASYGLPGTGVPVAPVFRPPANRARAEPPPPPSARARGGGPGPADSAPRDEASRPVSGARAEPPSVQVQRGSELPHSGPQNEGYSDSDDDSRRSVSRESAPSYRGQSDGGRHAMAAPEGRRSHVVTFGLADDSKYEQSSELDDTRSEQFVAVTRTEKRGRTCDRCGKRKWESKESCIVCDKRYCGYCLLRAMGSMPEGRKCITCIGWPIYEGKRSKLGKSSRILSRLLSSLEVRQILKAEKECQANQLRPEQLIVNGFPLCQEEMSDLLSCPRPPQNLKPGRYWYDKESGLWGKEGEKPNRVVSTNLNFNGKIQPNASNGNTQVYMNGREITSIERKILKFAQVQCPRDTHFWVYHDGGYEEEGQNNIKGKIWESPLTRFVCTLVSLPVPPANSVEPRDDAPYSARTVPDYLDQKRIQKLLILGSPGAGTSTIFKQAKLLYGTRFTPEELDNIKLMIQSNMFKYLGILLEGRERFEEEALAVSNNPNSEDEDTQQDENESSGLNSCIYSINAKLKKFSDWLLDIIAMGDLDAFFPAATREYAPVVDELWKHPAIQATYKRKDELYFLPDVAEYFLSRAIEVSSNEYEPSEKDVIYAEGVSQGNGLAFIDFTLDERSPMSELYGDSHDPSSQAQNKYQLIRVNAKGLNEGCKWVEMFEDVRAVIFSVALSDYDQLGAPASGSSRRLENKMIQSRDLFEATIRHPSFRDTPFVLVLNKFDLFEEKIGRAPLTACEWFSDFDPLRTHNNQSMAQQAFFYVAMKFKNLYAAHTGDRKLFVWQARARDGPTIDEAFRYIREVLRWEDEKEYGGFCPEESFYSTTELSSSRLVEQDWQQHPAAGQRQESA